A part of Nesterenkonia lutea genomic DNA contains:
- a CDS encoding class II glutamine amidotransferase domain-containing protein: protein MCGIVGLHLRNPDLYPRLGEMLSSMLCEMEERGADSAGVAVYGDPQWCPPGTVTVSVLESQQSSLELSTAVTARLGTSVSIAQVGETQLISAPVDVEELKQTIRDVAPGSLVAGFGQDLAVLKGVGHPRDLAAEFGLASAQGWQGVGHTRMATESAVTPGGCHPYAVGDGQCMVHNGSFSNHATLRRELIRDGVTFDSENDTEVGARYIAEQMRRGATVEEAVHSLSEEFDGFYTLLVSNRDSFAVVRDAIACKPAVIAETEDWVAMASEYRALTDLPGIESARLYEPEPNRIYAWSRKEVSAA, encoded by the coding sequence ATGTGTGGAATCGTCGGACTTCATCTGCGAAACCCAGACCTGTATCCGCGGCTCGGCGAGATGCTGAGCAGCATGCTCTGCGAGATGGAGGAGCGCGGAGCGGACTCTGCAGGGGTCGCCGTCTACGGGGACCCGCAATGGTGCCCTCCGGGCACGGTCACCGTCTCGGTGCTGGAGTCCCAGCAGAGCTCGCTGGAACTGAGCACTGCCGTCACTGCCCGCCTCGGAACCTCGGTGAGCATCGCCCAGGTCGGAGAGACCCAGCTCATCAGCGCTCCCGTCGACGTCGAGGAGCTCAAGCAAACCATCCGCGACGTTGCCCCTGGGTCTCTGGTCGCCGGGTTCGGCCAGGACCTCGCCGTGCTCAAGGGCGTGGGGCACCCTCGTGATCTCGCGGCGGAGTTCGGACTCGCCTCGGCGCAGGGCTGGCAGGGCGTGGGGCATACCCGAATGGCCACGGAGTCCGCGGTGACCCCTGGCGGCTGCCACCCCTATGCCGTGGGTGACGGCCAGTGCATGGTGCACAACGGCTCCTTCTCCAACCATGCGACCCTGCGTCGGGAGCTCATCCGCGACGGGGTCACGTTCGATTCGGAGAACGACACCGAGGTCGGCGCCCGCTACATCGCCGAGCAGATGCGCCGGGGAGCGACAGTGGAAGAAGCCGTGCACTCGCTCAGCGAGGAGTTCGACGGCTTCTACACCCTGCTGGTCTCCAACCGCGACTCCTTCGCCGTGGTCCGCGACGCCATCGCCTGCAAACCTGCGGTCATCGCCGAGACCGAGGACTGGGTGGCCATGGCCAGCGAGTACCGGGCGCTCACCGACCTGCCCGGCATCGAATCGGCCCGCCTCTATGAGCCCGAGCCCAACCGGATCTACGCCTGGTCCCGCAAGGAGGTCTCCGCGGCATGA
- a CDS encoding HutD/Ves family protein, which produces MSTDASRAPRPTPRAEVRALSSLPASPWRNGGGTTRQLAVAAADAGPGFSWRLSQAELIGDAEFSPFPGVGRVFTLLSAGPVRLAVDGESRTVPRGEPQRFSGETEVSVSLRAGTPEKALNLMLARGLARGDVQVIRGSGRLVLPADHLVAVVVIDGALVLRDGRTVNALEAILPSPRAHSGTPSHGGPAPGGGLHDGLIQELDSARAGGAGSVTVAAVQVFPGGAEAIG; this is translated from the coding sequence GTGAGCACAGACGCCTCCCGCGCCCCGCGCCCGACCCCGCGGGCTGAGGTCCGAGCGCTCTCCAGCCTGCCGGCGAGCCCCTGGCGCAACGGCGGCGGGACGACCCGGCAGCTCGCTGTGGCAGCTGCCGACGCCGGCCCGGGGTTCAGCTGGCGACTGAGCCAGGCAGAGCTGATCGGCGATGCAGAATTCTCGCCATTTCCAGGGGTGGGGCGGGTCTTCACGCTGCTCTCCGCGGGTCCCGTCCGGCTGGCGGTGGATGGGGAGAGCCGGACGGTTCCCCGAGGTGAGCCGCAGAGGTTCTCCGGGGAGACCGAGGTCTCGGTCAGCCTCAGAGCAGGCACACCGGAGAAGGCGCTGAACCTGATGCTCGCCCGCGGGCTTGCGCGGGGAGACGTGCAGGTCATTCGCGGCTCTGGCCGGCTCGTCCTGCCCGCTGATCACCTTGTGGCAGTGGTGGTCATCGACGGAGCGCTGGTGCTGCGCGACGGCAGGACAGTGAACGCGCTGGAGGCGATCCTGCCCTCCCCGCGGGCGCACTCCGGGACCCCGTCCCACGGCGGCCCGGCCCCCGGCGGCGGGCTCCACGACGGTCTGATCCAGGAGCTCGACTCCGCACGGGCGGGCGGCGCCGGGTCGGTCACCGTGGCAGCAGTCCAGGTGTTCCCCGGTGGCGCGGAGGCTATCGGCTGA
- a CDS encoding helix-turn-helix domain-containing protein → MSPESSPEGQRARHGEDPGPGPRPGPRSDRGTDPAPKTGPDPGPAPESLLRNRAGSAWDRERSEPLAADNLAEVIGFNVRALRTQHGFSVSDMATNIGLSKAMLSKIENAQTSCSLSTLALLAQGLDVPVTSLFRGADAEREAVYTEAGAGPMITRNGTKAGHAYELLGSLRGQHKRLESLLVTLRQDSDAYPLFQHPGTEFIYMLEGQMQYGHGMSTYTLRPGDSLQFDGEAPHGPTALLTLPIRFLSVIAFPDNTPL, encoded by the coding sequence ATGAGTCCTGAGTCATCCCCCGAAGGGCAGCGCGCTCGGCACGGCGAGGACCCCGGGCCGGGCCCCAGGCCGGGCCCTCGGTCGGATCGTGGGACGGATCCTGCGCCGAAGACCGGACCAGATCCTGGACCGGCTCCCGAGTCGCTGCTGCGCAACCGCGCGGGCAGCGCGTGGGACCGCGAACGTTCGGAGCCGCTGGCGGCAGACAACCTGGCGGAGGTGATCGGGTTCAACGTGCGGGCGCTGCGGACCCAGCATGGGTTCTCCGTGTCCGACATGGCGACGAACATCGGCCTGTCCAAGGCGATGCTCTCCAAGATCGAGAACGCGCAGACCTCCTGCAGCCTCTCCACGCTGGCGCTCCTGGCGCAGGGGCTCGATGTGCCGGTGACCTCGCTGTTCCGTGGTGCTGACGCTGAGCGGGAAGCGGTGTACACCGAGGCCGGTGCCGGACCCATGATCACCCGCAACGGCACCAAGGCCGGGCACGCCTATGAGCTCCTGGGATCTCTGCGCGGTCAGCACAAGCGTTTGGAGTCCCTGCTGGTGACGCTGCGGCAGGACAGTGACGCCTATCCGCTGTTTCAACACCCCGGCACCGAGTTCATCTACATGCTCGAAGGGCAGATGCAGTACGGACACGGAATGTCCACCTACACCCTGCGCCCCGGCGACTCCCTGCAGTTCGACGGCGAGGCTCCCCACGGTCCGACGGCCCTGCTCACCCTGCCGATTCGATTCCTCTCAGTCATCGCCTTCCCGGACAACACCCCGCTCTGA
- a CDS encoding allantoate amidohydrolase, with protein MTAVKLLAEIAEIGRDPQRGGYSRPVFSAPELELRAWFTAAAAARGLDVEVDRNGALWAWLDAPHGEREEVVITGSHLDSVPGGGAYDGPLGVVSGLDALDRIKQRGHRLRRALAVVVFPEEEGSRYNQACLGSRLMVGELAPEKARALTDSAGVTFAELAARHGLDPERIGADPERMRSIAAFVELHVEQGKGLVHLDAPVAVATSILGHGRWQLRLEGEGNHAGTTPMDDRRDPVVAAAQIILAIREEAEKIPEARATIGNLIPVPGGTNVIASAVDMWMDVRHLDDAVVRRLVSAVETRAHQIAAAEGCRFTLAENSYSPTVTFDVALQQRMQELLPGAPLLPTGAGHDAGVLAAHVPSAMLFVRNPGGVSHAPAEHAGDADIEEGVQALVTVLEDLSR; from the coding sequence ATGACCGCAGTCAAGCTGCTTGCAGAGATCGCCGAGATCGGCCGAGACCCGCAGCGAGGCGGATACAGCCGTCCGGTCTTCTCCGCACCCGAGCTGGAACTCCGCGCCTGGTTCACCGCAGCGGCCGCTGCGCGCGGCCTCGACGTGGAGGTGGACCGCAACGGCGCCCTCTGGGCCTGGCTGGACGCCCCGCACGGAGAGCGCGAAGAAGTCGTGATCACCGGCAGCCATCTCGACTCGGTGCCCGGCGGAGGAGCCTATGACGGCCCCCTCGGAGTGGTCTCCGGACTGGATGCGCTGGACCGGATCAAACAGCGCGGCCACCGGCTGAGGCGGGCCCTCGCCGTCGTCGTCTTTCCGGAGGAGGAGGGCTCTCGCTATAACCAGGCCTGCCTGGGCTCCCGGCTCATGGTCGGAGAGCTGGCCCCGGAGAAGGCCCGGGCGCTGACCGACTCGGCAGGCGTGACCTTCGCCGAGCTCGCCGCTCGGCATGGCCTGGACCCGGAACGCATCGGCGCAGATCCGGAGCGGATGAGGTCCATCGCCGCCTTCGTCGAACTCCACGTGGAGCAGGGCAAAGGGCTCGTCCACCTGGATGCGCCCGTGGCAGTGGCCACCAGCATCCTGGGCCACGGTCGCTGGCAGCTGCGGCTGGAGGGGGAGGGCAATCATGCCGGGACCACCCCGATGGATGACCGCCGCGATCCCGTGGTCGCCGCGGCGCAGATCATCCTCGCCATCCGCGAGGAGGCCGAGAAGATCCCGGAGGCGCGGGCAACCATCGGCAACCTCATCCCCGTGCCGGGGGGCACCAATGTGATCGCCTCCGCGGTGGACATGTGGATGGACGTGCGCCACCTTGACGACGCGGTGGTCCGCCGACTGGTGAGCGCCGTCGAGACGCGAGCCCATCAGATCGCCGCCGCGGAGGGGTGTCGCTTCACTCTGGCCGAGAACTCCTATTCACCCACGGTCACCTTCGATGTGGCGTTGCAACAGCGGATGCAGGAGCTGCTCCCGGGTGCGCCTCTGCTGCCCACGGGAGCAGGACACGACGCCGGTGTGCTCGCCGCCCATGTGCCCTCGGCCATGCTGTTCGTGCGCAACCCCGGAGGCGTCTCCCACGCCCCGGCGGAGCATGCTGGCGATGCAGACATCGAGGAAGGTGTCCAGGCGCTGGTCACAGTGCTGGAGGATCTCAGCCGATAG
- a CDS encoding LysR family transcriptional regulator has protein sequence MELRQLRYFVAVAEELHFGRAARRLHLSQSPLSAQILKLEQEIGHQLFHRTTRQVTLTGLGREFHRRVIEVLQAADELSSGLGGAAEGTAGQLRLGFVSSASYALLPRAIRRFREVAPQVSLQLEPLTSSEQAEALREGQLDLGIVRGADSAPELRTEELLAEEIIVCLPEDHDLAGRAEVSARELVEGPLIFFPPREMPGYAAEIRPIFEGLRFPPVYARIIQQETALGFVAAGLGYTLLPASVTAFAPPTICLASLSGRPRTRVYAAFSEHQVSPAAELFLSVLREVSAQLRS, from the coding sequence ATGGAACTCAGACAGCTGCGATACTTCGTCGCCGTGGCGGAGGAGCTGCACTTCGGTCGGGCCGCGAGGCGCCTGCACCTCTCACAGTCTCCGCTGAGCGCGCAGATCCTGAAGCTCGAACAGGAGATCGGTCACCAGCTGTTCCACCGGACCACACGGCAGGTCACGCTGACCGGTCTGGGCAGAGAGTTTCACCGCCGGGTGATCGAGGTGCTCCAAGCGGCCGATGAGCTCAGCTCCGGCCTCGGCGGGGCTGCGGAGGGGACGGCCGGCCAGCTGCGCCTGGGGTTCGTCAGTTCCGCCAGCTATGCGCTGCTGCCGCGCGCCATCCGGCGCTTTCGGGAGGTCGCGCCTCAGGTCTCGCTGCAGCTGGAACCGCTGACCAGCAGTGAACAGGCCGAGGCGCTGCGCGAGGGGCAGTTGGACCTGGGAATCGTCAGAGGTGCTGACAGCGCCCCGGAGCTGCGGACGGAGGAGCTCCTCGCGGAGGAGATCATCGTCTGCCTGCCGGAGGATCATGATCTCGCGGGCCGAGCGGAGGTCTCTGCCCGGGAACTCGTGGAGGGTCCGCTGATCTTCTTCCCGCCGCGGGAGATGCCGGGATATGCCGCGGAGATCCGGCCGATCTTCGAGGGGCTGCGCTTTCCTCCGGTCTACGCCAGGATCATCCAGCAGGAGACGGCCCTGGGCTTTGTGGCGGCGGGGCTGGGATACACGCTGCTGCCGGCCTCGGTCACGGCCTTCGCGCCGCCCACCATCTGCCTCGCGAGCCTCTCGGGCCGACCACGCACCAGGGTCTACGCGGCCTTCTCCGAGCACCAGGTCTCCCCCGCCGCAGAGCTGTTCCTGAGCGTCCTGCGTGAGGTGAGTGCTCAGCTGCGCAGCTGA
- a CDS encoding FMN-binding glutamate synthase family protein has protein sequence MTEQATAHGLRESATFDQSTMAEIRRAAATGVYDIRGGGSKRRLPHFDDLLFLGASMSRYPLEGYRERCGTDVLLGTRFAEQGVKPMHLDIPVTIAGMSFGALSGRAKDALGRGASAVGTSTTTGDGGMTDEERGQSKHLVYQYLPSRYGMNPDHLRMADAIEVVLGQGAKPGGGGMLLGQKITSRVAKMRTLPEGIDQRSASRHPDWTGPDDLTIKIQELREITDWQVPIYVKVGASRTYYDTKLAVHAGADVIVVDGMQGSTAATQEVFIEHVGIPTLAAIPQAAQALRELGMEREVQLIISGGIRHGADVAKAMALGADAVSIGSAALIALGDNDPRYAKDYEALGSAAGYFDDYQDGTDPSGVTTQDPELQMRLDPEAGGRRLANFLRVMTMEAQTIARACGKSHIQHLEPEDLVALTVESSAMARVPLAGTSWIPGSATGY, from the coding sequence ATGACTGAACAGGCCACCGCCCATGGGCTCCGCGAATCGGCCACCTTCGACCAGAGCACCATGGCCGAGATCCGCCGCGCCGCCGCCACCGGCGTCTACGACATCCGCGGCGGGGGCTCCAAACGCCGACTCCCCCACTTCGATGATCTGCTCTTCCTGGGCGCCTCGATGTCCCGCTACCCGCTGGAGGGATACCGTGAGCGCTGCGGCACCGACGTCCTGCTGGGGACCCGCTTCGCAGAGCAGGGCGTGAAACCCATGCATCTCGACATTCCGGTGACCATCGCCGGAATGAGCTTCGGCGCGCTCTCCGGCCGCGCCAAAGATGCGCTGGGCCGCGGCGCCTCGGCAGTGGGCACCTCCACCACCACCGGCGACGGCGGGATGACCGATGAGGAGCGCGGCCAGTCCAAGCACCTGGTCTATCAGTACCTGCCCTCGCGCTACGGGATGAACCCCGATCACCTGCGCATGGCCGACGCCATCGAAGTGGTGCTCGGCCAGGGCGCCAAGCCTGGCGGCGGCGGCATGCTGCTGGGTCAGAAGATCACCAGTCGGGTGGCGAAGATGCGCACCCTGCCCGAGGGGATCGATCAGCGCTCTGCCTCCCGCCATCCCGACTGGACCGGCCCGGACGACCTGACCATCAAGATCCAGGAGCTGCGCGAGATCACCGACTGGCAGGTGCCCATCTACGTGAAGGTGGGAGCCTCCCGGACCTATTACGACACCAAGCTGGCCGTCCATGCCGGGGCCGACGTCATCGTCGTCGACGGCATGCAGGGCTCCACGGCCGCGACCCAGGAGGTGTTCATCGAGCATGTGGGCATCCCGACCCTGGCGGCGATCCCGCAGGCGGCACAGGCCCTGCGTGAGCTCGGGATGGAGCGCGAGGTGCAGCTGATCATCTCCGGAGGCATCCGTCACGGTGCGGATGTGGCCAAGGCCATGGCGCTCGGGGCAGACGCCGTCTCCATCGGCTCGGCGGCGCTGATCGCGCTGGGTGACAACGATCCGCGCTACGCGAAGGACTATGAGGCGCTGGGTTCGGCTGCCGGGTACTTCGACGACTATCAGGACGGCACCGATCCCTCCGGCGTCACCACACAGGATCCGGAGCTGCAGATGCGGCTGGACCCCGAGGCCGGCGGGCGCCGACTGGCGAACTTTCTGCGCGTGATGACCATGGAGGCCCAGACGATCGCCCGGGCCTGCGGCAAATCGCATATCCAGCACCTCGAGCCGGAGGACCTGGTGGCGCTGACCGTGGAGAGCTCGGCCATGGCACGGGTGCCGCTGGCCGGGACCAGCTGGATCCCTGGGTCCGCGACCGGTTACTGA
- a CDS encoding GltB/FmdC/FwdC-like GXGXG domain-containing protein, with the protein MNTLTDTTTFDLQSSTLREVNRALHVPGVAGAFSIRNPRGAHALAAGVNAELEISIEGHVGYYAAGMNQQAAITIAGNAGVGVAENMMSGSVRVTGNASQSAGATAHGGLLVVEGDAAARCGISMKGVDIVVGGDVGHMSAFMAQAGRLVVRGDAGEALGDSIYETRIYVRGSVASLGADCTVKEMRPEHHEELAALLAAAGYLEDDTHAYTRYGSARQLYHFTVDNADSY; encoded by the coding sequence ATGAACACACTGACTGACACCACCACCTTCGATCTCCAGAGCAGCACGCTGCGCGAGGTCAATCGGGCCCTGCATGTGCCAGGCGTCGCCGGGGCCTTCAGCATCCGCAATCCTCGGGGCGCCCACGCCCTGGCGGCGGGAGTCAATGCGGAGCTGGAGATCTCGATCGAGGGACATGTCGGTTACTACGCCGCCGGCATGAACCAGCAGGCCGCCATCACCATCGCCGGCAATGCCGGCGTGGGCGTCGCCGAGAACATGATGAGCGGCTCCGTCCGTGTCACCGGAAACGCCTCCCAGTCTGCGGGCGCCACCGCCCACGGCGGCCTGCTGGTGGTCGAGGGAGACGCGGCGGCACGCTGCGGGATCTCGATGAAGGGCGTGGACATCGTCGTCGGCGGCGACGTCGGTCATATGAGCGCCTTCATGGCTCAGGCCGGGCGGCTCGTGGTGCGCGGCGATGCCGGCGAGGCGCTCGGGGACTCGATCTATGAGACCCGCATCTACGTCCGGGGCTCGGTGGCCTCCCTCGGCGCCGACTGCACGGTCAAGGAGATGCGCCCGGAGCACCATGAGGAACTCGCCGCGCTGCTGGCGGCGGCCGGATACCTCGAGGACGACACCCATGCCTACACCCGCTATGGATCGGCCCGTCAGCTCTACCACTTCACCGTCGACAACGCGGACAGCTACTGA
- a CDS encoding FAD-dependent oxidoreductase: MDFSRYAVIGAGLAGSAVAWKLASAGHEVTLLEQQDSPAGARGSSHGSARIFRYPYPDPHYVGLVKRSAGLWSELESQLDEQLIAPTGGVDFGARRSPALLSEILEKQGIENELLTAAQAEQRWPQLSFDSDVLWQPQAGVIDAERTVEGMVRLATEAGATVNLSWEVSSVARSARGYRISSVSGQQVDAERVVVAAGGWLPSLLAALELPESFRRALPEFQVRQEQAYHFPYRDPTLAWPVLVHKTDAIQTYGLPGGRDADFRGHKIAEFNGGRILHSAADQDGVVDAANRERVVEYVERHLPGVVPEPYAETTCIFTNTPTEDFVFDRCENITVVSPCSGHGAKFAPLIGELAAAAAAAETDDAGRALLPERFLTPWTSTPGEDPAP, translated from the coding sequence ATGGATTTCTCCCGCTATGCCGTCATCGGCGCTGGTCTCGCCGGATCCGCCGTGGCCTGGAAGCTCGCCTCCGCCGGACACGAGGTCACTCTTCTCGAGCAGCAGGACTCCCCCGCGGGGGCGCGCGGAAGCTCACACGGCTCCGCGCGCATCTTTCGGTACCCCTACCCGGATCCGCACTATGTGGGACTCGTGAAACGCTCCGCAGGGCTCTGGTCCGAGCTGGAGTCTCAGCTGGATGAACAGCTGATCGCCCCCACCGGGGGAGTCGACTTCGGTGCCAGGCGCAGCCCCGCGCTGCTCTCCGAGATCCTGGAGAAGCAGGGGATCGAGAACGAGCTCCTCACCGCCGCCCAGGCCGAACAGCGCTGGCCCCAGCTGTCCTTCGACTCCGACGTGCTCTGGCAGCCCCAGGCCGGCGTCATCGACGCCGAACGCACGGTGGAGGGGATGGTCCGTCTGGCCACCGAGGCGGGAGCGACGGTGAACCTCTCCTGGGAGGTGTCTTCGGTCGCCCGGTCCGCCCGGGGCTACCGGATCAGCAGCGTCTCCGGCCAGCAGGTGGACGCCGAACGTGTGGTCGTCGCCGCGGGCGGGTGGCTGCCGTCGCTGCTGGCCGCGCTGGAGCTGCCTGAGAGCTTTCGCAGGGCCCTTCCGGAGTTTCAGGTCCGGCAGGAGCAGGCCTACCACTTCCCCTACCGCGATCCCACACTCGCGTGGCCGGTGCTGGTGCACAAGACCGACGCCATCCAGACCTATGGACTTCCCGGCGGGCGCGATGCCGACTTCCGCGGCCACAAGATCGCAGAGTTCAACGGCGGCAGAATCCTGCACTCCGCCGCCGACCAGGACGGCGTCGTCGACGCCGCCAACCGAGAGCGCGTGGTGGAATACGTCGAGCGCCACCTTCCCGGGGTGGTGCCTGAGCCCTATGCCGAGACCACCTGCATCTTCACCAACACCCCCACGGAGGACTTCGTCTTCGACCGTTGTGAGAACATCACCGTGGTCTCTCCCTGTTCGGGACACGGGGCGAAGTTCGCGCCGCTGATCGGTGAGCTCGCCGCTGCCGCAGCAGCAGCAGAGACCGACGACGCCGGCCGCGCCCTGCTGCCGGAGCGCTTCCTGACACCGTGGACGAGTACTCCCGGAGAGGACCCAGCCCCATGA